From the genome of Tenrec ecaudatus isolate mTenEca1 chromosome 1, mTenEca1.hap1, whole genome shotgun sequence:
GCAGCCCTACACCAGGCGGCTAACTTCCTGAGCCTCTGAAGAGGCGTCATGAACCACAGTTGGCCAATGCCAGAGCCTTGGGAAAggacacaggcaggcaggcaggaaacgcAGCATATCCAACCTCAGCTGGCACTCCGGGACCACCATTCAGATGCCCCATCGAAAACTCAGCAGCCCCCAGTGAGGGCAGAGAAGTGGCTGGGGGCCTGGCCAGGGTCGAGAAGAGTGAGCCACCTTTGATGTTGTGGAGGTTAGAATACAGCAGGGCGCCCCAAGACCACCCTTGTCTGTTCACCCCTCACACACACTAGATAGAAGGAACCCCGAGGAGAGAAGGGTGGGTACAGTCTGGCAGCGTCAGAGCAGAGCTGGGCACTGGCAGCACCCACTCTTCATGCCAAAGCTCGAGAGATGGGTACACAGACAGAAGCACCAGAAAgcaccccttctccccctccctcaactCTGGGGCCTCCAGGCAGGCTGAGGCCTGGAACGACAGTGGCGGAAATCTCTGTGGTGGGAAAAGGTGGAAAAATGTCTGCCAGCCAGGCGGAGAAGAAACAAACTGCACTGGCCCAGGAGCGCACAGGGCCGCCCAGACCTGGGTTCTGTGATGACCCTGCCTCAGCAGAAACTCAGGTCTCCAAAGGGCCATCTCCTTTCcttctctgttttttaaaaaaaacatcccaTTGTGAATCCAGTGGGATTTCCATAGTCCATTGCCATGTGTGCATGCAACTTAACAAAACCCATCCAGCCTCTGGATGGCTTCCCTATTCCCCAAGCCCCtctcctcatctctctccagtgGGACACTATTTCCCTGCACCCAGGGCAGCCCCCTCCCACCTCAGGACCATCTCCTTTCCCACAGTGCCTCCTTCCTGACCTAGCCCTGCTCCTCCAGGTTCAATCACCCTGTCTGTCCCTGCGCCTGGCCTCAGTGTCCCCGGCAGAGCAAGGCCTGTCGTGTCTGAGCGCCTGCCTTTACTGCTGCCTGGCCCACTCCGCAGGTCTTCCCCTTGGTGGCTCTCTCCCGGAAGCAGCGGACGGTGCTGGTTGTATGCGGCCCAGAGCAGAACGGGGCAGTGGGGCTGGTCTGCGCCCGCCACCTGCGAGTGTTTGTGAGTCACCCCCACCTGCAGAGATTGCTTCCCCGTCTCTAGGGTCCAACATGGGGGCTTAGACACATTCCGGAATCTGCCCACCCTTTGCCCCAGGCGAGCAGTCAGCATGCTAGGTCTGGGGTCTGAGAGGACCCTGACACTGGTGCCCTCTTGCTCACCCAGGAGTATGAGCCCACCATCTTCTACCCCGTGCGCTCGCTGGACCCCCTGCACCGGGACCTGACCACTCAGTGCGAGAAGATGGACATTCCCTTCCTGTCCTACCTGCCTGCTGAGGTCAGACCTTGGTGGGCAAGGGAGGGCGGAGGTGGAGACTGCACCtgggacacatacacacacacacacacacaagggaggGCGGAGGTGGAGACTGCacctgggacacacacacacacacacacacacacctccctcccttcctccctccctccctccctgaccctgcCTGCCCTTCTAGGTCCGGCTCATCAATGACGCATACCGGCTGGTGGTGGATGCCGTGCTGGGCCCTGGCGCAGGGCCAGGAGAGGTCGGGGGTCCTTGCTCTCGAGCACTGGCCACACTGAAGCTGCTGTCCATCCCACTCGTGAGCTTGGACATCCCTTCAGGCACGCCAGTTTGGGCCTGGGCACTGTGGGTCTGGCGAGCCTGGGGGGTAGATCCCTGCACCTTGTCTCTTGGTGACCCCCAACTGGTCTTCctgctctgagcctcagtttccccagcagGGATGGAGTGTGTACTTGCTGAAGTCACGCCCATCCTGTGGATAGGGAACACCAATCCTCCACCCCAGTGACCCGAGATGCTGCCCCCCCCACCAACACCTCCGGCCCTACATGCCCGATGCCCACCCCAGCCCAGTTGCCCAGGCAGACGTGAGCTCACTCAGCAAACGCCGCGCCCGCCCTGGCCGCCGCCCCACGCCTGCTGGAGCCATTAGGCAGACGGAACAAACAGCCTTTGGCCAGCCGGACCCTCTGCGGGGGTGGCCTCTCAGGGATGGCCCCTTGGCTCAAAGGGCCCCAGGTGCCCTCCCAGCAGGGGTCCGCAGAGCAGAGGGCTCCTGGGGATGTGGGGGCCCACATTACACGGGTGAAGGTGAAGGTCAAGGAAGGAAAGGGCTAGTCAGAGGGAGAAACCAGGCAGCTAGGTAGTGGCCCAGACTCAGGCCAGGGGCGGGTGAGAAGGCAGGGCCCAGATTGATGGTGGAGGTTATAAGGCCTGGCAGAGCTgctgaggaggagggggagaggtcTCAGGTCAGGCAAGGTCTCTGGTCAGAGGGAGGAGTCTTAGGGGGAAGGGCGGGGAGGATGGGTGCTTGAGTCACATGAGGTGGGGCGCAAAGCCCTGTCAAGAACTTGGGGGGTAGGGAGGCAGCTCTGACACGGGAGAGACTGAGCTGAGGATGGAAGTGGGTCTGATCAGAGGGGGAGGCTGGGGTCTGGCTAAGGATCTCAGGGTTGATGGAGTGTGAGGGGGCAACAGGTGTCTGGGGACAGAAGCCAGGGCAGAGGCCAGACACAGGGGTCCTGGGGAGCGCAGAGGTAACCATGATGTGGCTGAGGGCAAGGGCAGGGTcaaatgaggaagggaggggaggggagaagctgGTCTGAGTGCCGAGCCCCATTCCTTGGGGGGCAGGTCTGACCAAGTCTGACGGGTGGGGCGCTGGTGGAAGGGCAGCGGCTCCAGCTCCGGTGGCGAGTGGGGAGGTCCCTTCTGGCAGGGCAGGCGCGCAGGGAGGCCGCCCTCTAGTCTCCACTCACCCTCCTCCCTCAGGCTGGGATGCGGAGACCGGCAGCGACGCGGAG
Proteins encoded in this window:
- the YJEFN3 gene encoding yjeF N-terminal domain-containing protein 3; this translates as MSATNPALAEAPEERRFLSTEEAAALERELLEDYRFGRQQLAELCGHASAVAVTKVFPLVALSRKQRTVLVVCGPEQNGAVGLVCARHLRVFEYEPTIFYPVRSLDPLHRDLTTQCEKMDIPFLSYLPAEVRLINDAYRLVVDAVLGPGAGPGEVGGPCSRALATLKLLSIPLVSLDIPSGWDAETGSDAEDGLRPDVLVSLAAPKRCAGRFAGSHHFVAGRFVPDDVRRKFALRLPGYTGTDCVVAL